A window from Mauremys reevesii isolate NIE-2019 linkage group 9, ASM1616193v1, whole genome shotgun sequence encodes these proteins:
- the LOC120372366 gene encoding prolactin-releasing peptide-like: protein MKLLAACFMYLLLICLALPKAECRLHERSMEIRNPDIDPSWYTGRGIRPVGRFGRRRAVVESSRKSGYGHRQACFPLEESSESLQDE, encoded by the exons atgaaactgctggctgcctgcttcatgtacctgctgctcatctgtctggccctgcccaaagccgaATGCCGACTCCACGAGCGATCCATGGAAATCAGGA ACCCTGATATCGACCCTTCCTGGTACACGGGGCGTGGGATCAGACCCGTGGGACGGTTTGGCCGGAGGAGAGCTGTCGTGGAGAGCTCCCGGAAGTCGGGCTATGGACACAGGCAAGCTTGCTTCCCTCTAGAAGAAAGTAGTGAATCCCTTCAAGATGAATGA